GCGATTTTTCAGGTTTTGGAGACAAAACTGTTTTTGGAATATTTGTTGCTTTAACATTTTTCTTCTGGAATAAGACAAATTTTTTCGATTTAAAATCTTATTCAATTTTTTGCAATTAAATATCACAGCATGTATAATAGATTATGTTTAAATGCATACTAACCTCCAACACTTTTTTAACATTTTCTATCGCTTTAGATACAGTTGATTCCTCTTCTATATCTGATGATTTACGTTTAACTTTTATAGCTTTTTTAAGAGGTGGAACTCTGACTGCATtagatttctttttaattttcattttatatttgtattaataCAACGTAAGAACACACAATACACGTTAACGGAGAGGAAACGAGAGTAGTGCTAATGGCAGTAGGTTACTTATCTCCCGGTACAAGTGCTGCCCCAAGCGGACAAAATTTCGCATGCGATATTATCGACTTAGTATAGTACTAATTCGAATTTTGAATTGaaactattaggttgtccgaaaagtgtcttcctttcgcaaacgtgttttttttttacaacagtgcaccttcatacaaacgtgaaaccaagtctgtgaaatgacgcggtgtttatctcaacggaacaaaatggatcgtaagTAATTCgacagaataatataaaacaaaaaacgttgtgtgtctattatttcctcataaaacgaaagaaacttttcggacaatctaataaatgaaattacaaagaaTAGAACGACGTCCTggaaataaagtaaaaaaattCTATATTTGCAATATGTTTCAACCGTATCATGATACAACTGATTGGAACGGTGATTTCGTGCAGAATCTGTTATATTTGTAATGTTTTCCAATTTTAATACGGAGCCGATTGCCGACATTtctgaaataattaatttaataattggaACTTAATGTTTGTTTCGGCGTTCAGAATATACACATCTTCCAAAAATCGTCCCATGAATTCTTTAACACCCGATTACAAGCAAAAGGGAACCGGTGTGTATGTACAATTAGTACAGTGATGACTGAAGGGTCAATTTATCTTGAATAAAATACGGATAGAGATGCAAACGACAGAAGCGATAAGATTAAAATTTCTGTTTGAAAATGAACAATGTCTACGTCATACTGTGTTACAAGGAAATAAACGAAAAAGTGGATAACGATGTTGAAAAATTCAACGGAAAAGCAATAGCTTGCAACAATTTATATTGCTTACTTTTTGGTTTAATTTTATAATGATTTATAAGTAAAAAATCTGTAAGAATACATTTTGTAATGAaacgtatatttatatataacaatagaatattattatcatattataaaaaAGTCAATTTGATCTCGCACAGATAAATAATGATTTTCTTAATAAAGGCGTTTTACTGTCGTTCCAGCTGATTCTTCTCGAGTATGACGCTCAAGCTCATCGGCAGCGAGTACACCTGTAACACGACCCACTATTCTACCAATTACCGAGCCAGCCACTGTGCCAACTGGACCAGCTATGCAGGTACCAACCGCAGCACCAGCTTTTGAACCAACGTGTGACCCAACAGTCTTCCCTACTCTTTTTGCATGTTCCACATCCCTCAGAACTTTCTTAAGATATTTGATTGTTTCTTTAATACGTTGCTTCTCCTCGGGATCGCTTTCAGCCTTACGGCATTCTTTCAGTTTATCGATGGCATCCTTTATCTCATTGACTCTCTCGCTTGCGTGACTTTCAATGCATATACCATCGTCGAAAGAGGAAACTGTACAGAATATAGAGTCTGATACACTAACTACTCTTAGTGTAGTACCCGAGTGTTCCAAACTGTAGTTGATCCTGTCTGTATAGGGGTTCCATGCACCGGGTAAACCTTATGCGTCGATATTAGTACGAGGATTAGCTTGTAAATAGAAAAATCATTTCTACGCTaaagttaataatattttcattctcGTGTATAATCTTACCGCCTCGTGCCCTTCGCCTATTGTGAATCGGACTCATATTTTGTATTCCGACAACACCTTTTGCGTCCAAATGCTCGACAATTGTATCAGTGTTGGATATTTTGATATCCTTTGCGCCCACGCTATAATTTAAAAGTGAAAAATGAGAATCACGTTGAGGTTCGAATATTTGAAAGCCACAAAACATTTTTCTGGTTTAAGTccttatgaaaaaaaaaaaaaaaacaaattatgaaaagaagaaattgcTTAAAATAGTACTGGCAGTTTTTCACGAATATCATGGAAACTAAGCGATACCACTTTGTATGTATATGGGAAAAAGTTATTTAAAACATCGATTTCTACAACATATTCAAAAATCATTACAGTTAGAAAATAGTTAACTTTTCATCATATAAACTATTTTGTAAAACGTATATTTCTTACAATTACTTCCACTTCAATTTTTCACATAATAAACTTGAGGAAACATGTATTATAGTTAatgatatttgaaataaaaattcaggTGCTTAGAGGAATATGTTGTATACTTACAAATAAGATAATGATGCTTTGGAAATTAACACcacaaatattatactatatattataaaatacgaTTGGATCGCCACAAAATACAGAACTGTCAACTAGACAAGAATACATAGTACTTGACTTTATTCGACCGTTTATCTTATCTGACAATAGACAATCTGAGTATATGTAGAAGCGAACGTGTGTGATTGCGAGATACAGTGATTTGCAGGACAGTTGTAGCGATTGGCGttatgaattaaaaattcaattaataTCGGAAAAACGTTGTTCAAAGAAAACGAATtctatttaaaattgaaataatcctattatgCTTTTAAAAACGcaacaaataaaaattcagtTTCGTTTTTGAAAAGTGTCTATTAGTTGTCTGATGACACTATTTACTAAATTGGCCAAAAATTCCTTTGGGATTCCATTTCTGAAAAAATCTTTTTTAAACAAACATACGGGCATTTAGGGgaaataatacataataataattgATTAGTACTACCAGTCCTAGTAAAATTAATAGCATACTGAAAACTTTAATCTTCAGGAATTGACAAATGCATTTCGCTGTAGATTAACAATCAACAGACAGCAACAGGTGCATGCATACATAACTAATTGAACTTAATAAGAATAGGATAAATACGCATTAAATATAAACTATTGGAAACTCTAAAAGATACTGTGAATATATCGTTCTGTAGACCTTAAACATACTACTTCAGCTTAATGTACATAGAAAGTGGAGAAGACTGAATAATACTGAACAAGTTCCGTCGAAGAGTTTCCCAGAACCAATTTTGTATGCATTATagtaatgaattttgaaatcgtAAAAAAATTaccgaatttatttatttattttcaaatattaataaCTATAGAAATATATCTGTTGAGAAAATAAAATCTGTGCTATAGTTTAAGGTGGAACTGTAGAAAAGCTGATTATCTTCCAATCTCGAGGATTTTTGGATATGTCGTAGAAATCGGTATTTTGAGTAATCGGTCTTTTACTACTACTAAGCAACGTTAAAATAGGCGATTCTTTTGAAAGTGGTATAAGTCCATTTTCCTTCGTTTTGAAATATCGAAGAGTTTACAATCTAGTTTACGAGTCTATATCGATTGAAAAAGCCTGATAAGCTCGACTTAGTTTCTTCATGTCTTTATAAGTTTAAGTAGATGTAAGTTCATTGTACAAATAGTTTTTCTGAGAATTAATTAGACCAATATTTTTTTCGGGCTCGTGAATGGACTTACACCAGTTTCAAACTTGGTAAACTAAATACattcattaaattttaattattcaaaatatgCTTTATGTTTTATGCTCTAATTCACTTTTGTTGATAAACATTAATACGACGTTTGAAAATAAACAGTAGGAAGCTgaacaaattaaaattatcgtaatattactATGCCAGACTGCAGTACATACTTGTATCACTATCAGATTCTACTGTAGGTATAAAGTTATTTAGTGAAAAAAAGGCAAGATAAGCACAATACGTAATATTTTCTTCGATCTTAGATCTTGCGATTCGACACAAGCTAACCGATTACAACATAATCTGTAACGCGATAGATAcatagcaaaaaaaaaaaaaaaaaaaaaaaaaaaaacaaaaacaaaatacTTTTCTCTAAGCGTATTTTTATCTCGTCAAAATCAGTGAGGTATCTCCTATTTTAAATACTGTTCTGCTTTTCGATCACAAATGTTAATAAAAAGACTCTGGCACAAGCATAATCTTTTTTCATAAGGACTTAAGCTAAAAAGATGTTTCGTGGATTTTGAATATTAGAGCTTTAACAGGATTTTTAAAGGTTACACGTGGCATATCCAAATATCTAACACTGACAGAATTGATGAGCATTTGGAGGCAAAAACGGTTGCCAGAATTTTAATTGCCAGTCATAGTCAGTTATATCTGTAGGCAAGGGGAACCAGAAGGTAAGATTACGTGTGAGaatggaaaaaatattattaacattGGCATAGAAATGAATTCTATATTAACATTCATGCACGAAGTCGGTCCTATTAATGAGATAGGAGTTGCTGGAGGCGTTGGTGCACTTGGTGGTTTACAAACGGGTGTGACAATTGATGCTAGCTGTGGCCCACTTTCCGCAACGGCCTGCGGCGCAGTTGGTTCTGTAGTTGTGGGTTCCATGGCAGATGAATACGTTGCCTGTCAACTCGTGCGTTCTTCTGCCAAGTGATTCAGGATTAGAACACGTCGATCCAGAAAATTGTTTTTATCCGAGAGAAGTCAAGAACATCTTTCTATAATATGATAGTAACATTCTgtcattatttataaatatatctttcATTAAAAGATGCGTTCTTACGAACTTTGTATTTGTAACCCACCATAAAATTAAGCCAAAGCAAAAATGTGGGTCAAGgtttattttctaaattataaGCAATCGAATTCAATTTTAATACCAAAGTACACAATGTACAGAAAGAAATTGGCTGcaagaaatatttatacatatccTGATCTTTCAATGATGCGTTTTGTCATCAGGTTTTACACTTTCATACTTTCATAGTATTAAATTTATCTAAttgtatgaaaatatatataaaggtaCGTTAATTTCTTAAACATTGGCAACACTCACAAAAATCTCGCTGTCTGTATATTGGAACAAAGTGCTTACATACTTATTTACAGGTTACTTAAATTAAGGAAAACTCAAAGTAACTGTACCAGTCTCTGGCATAGGGCTGGTAACTTTGTGAGTTTATGATGCGTCGTCTGCTATTAAAGGTGCAGAAAGAAACTTTGAATTCTTCGTTTATCCAAGAAAATTTGATCCAGTGACTGTTAACATATAAGAGATAAATAAGTATATCAAGATAAATTTGTCATCCTAAtatcttataaattataattcatgatatttttatactataacaatTATTCAGTCAACACATAATGCATCCATTCAAGAACTGTCAGGGTAATATTTACCTATTTATTATTCTTCAGCTCAAACAGTTTAAAATATATATCTGCATTCGATAACAAAACCTTATTCAATAAACACATGCAGCAAAAGGTAATgtgttaagaaaaaaaaaaaaaaaaaaaagaatttcttcctgaaatcaaaatttttaatacttttttcatcgtcaTTCTCTATCATTCTACAACGATTATTCTTATTCCTGGAAAAATATCATTTCGTCACTCGAAATATCCCTCGTCTAATCGTTTCGTGACATAtgttctgttttcttttttcataatTCTTCATAACAAACCTCAGTTCTCAGTTCCCTGTGAAATCGTGTAAAACCTTCGAGGTTGATATTATTTCCAGTGAAATGTAAACACGTGTTAAAAAAATCGTACAACTATAAAAGCAAAACGTGTAAAATAAATCGTTTAAAGTTGATAGCACACGTTAAAAAATATCGTGTAGAAAATGTACCGCGTGAAAAGAGTTCCAGAAgtctaaaaaaaataaaaaaaaattgcgGTACCAAGAAGAAGTATTGTTAAATTTTAACGAGAAACTGTGTACAAGAAGCTTACCTTTGTTCTTTCGAATGGTGCAAGCAATTTAGAGAAACTTTTAGTTTTCGAATTACtcaaccgtaaacatttttctcattttcctcGACCACTACTtcgctactattatttcgttttaaTCGAGATTATTTTAATTGAATCACTACCGATACTGGAATCGTAGATAACATTGAAACGAAGGGAAACCTTTCCTCATTTATGCCAACGAATTACTGAAACAAGGTTTTTATATGAAGTAAATAGAGCAAGATTCCAATCGTTCAGAGCCGCTCGTGTAAATCAAATATTAATTAAGTGGAAGTATTAATCGTTTCATTCGAAGTTTCTCATTTATCTAATACACGCGTATCTGCGTATTTAACATAACGAAAGATTTTAATTGAACGACTTGCTTTAAAAGTCAGTAAACGATGGATTCTGTTGATAAACCTGAAATATGAATAATATGTTTATTTTCATTCAATAAGGCGCAGCATAACAAACGGATGAGATTTTCTTGATTAATTCATTGAGCCAGCGTTGAAtcaatgaaatatttcatttcataacctttcaattcaattaatttaaattCCTCTTTGTTAACATTGCGATTgttagactgcggatatttatgcatccACAGGAAacatgaaaatgtaaaaatatacagtCCGTGCACATGATATGCAAACATACATAAAATATGTACAATAAATTGCTCATTATAATGTTTAGTAGATGGAATAAATCTCTATATAAATTTCAGTTTTTAGTTACATtgataaaaatacaaacttgtACAAATAATCGCAGTCTAATGACTGCGAAAAAGAATTCCAAGGATTTGtttaatatatttcgtgtcGTTTCTTCTTCCAtcagaatatattatatttttatcaagTTTGAAATCATTTTTGTATTTAGAGTAATACATAAACTATTTTTCTTCAAAGTCATAGACATTTTCTTCTTCTGTGATTGGACCACCGTTGGATGATAATTTGTCATGTTATGGAGTTTTCGATTTAAATATCTACGCTCCTGATTCCACCCAAGTATCTTCATAACAGAAAATCTTAAGGGATAGGTGATAGCCACATTGCGAGTTCAGAATTATGATAGATTCCTCGTAACGTCGATGAGCACTTGGAAATATCGAGTGATAAAGGATCTTAGGATGTGGATATTCCTGGCAATATTTCACCACAGTGTCATGTCCGTATCCATCTTTAAAGTCATTTGCGCgcactatatcgacataaccaTTGAAAATCTTGCATACACATTGTCTTACTGAATTTGGTATATTTAACCCTCAACTAGAACTACCataccagtcaaattgactggttttacaattttattttaaaattcctacttcacgttatattttttcccgcaatgatgtaacgactttcgcaacgataactaaaagaataatataatgaatttcattttgttttttgcgtattcaaattgaaaataattttgtgtcaaggctatttataccaataccagtcaaaatgactggtttatCGAAcctcaattaaccagtttcttcattttgtacaacttcccgcacgtttttaaaatttttatcgcGTATCAGGAAagttccggatcgatcgctggatcgcttagatgctaacactagaaataccacagcggTCAAAATGACTGCatctataattttataaatatgtaaaccCTCGTTTAAGGATCATgctcccagatggattaataataccaaaaatatattacataatatggaattgcttctgtaagaaaataataaatcaacaaatataaaatattctattactacgtattttttaaagaccagtcattttcattagttttggtagaaatagcttcgtgttaactatcggtagttctagtgttaaatagCGAACGGTGTCGAAAACGATACGATATCATTACCTAAGTGAACGCATTATATCTATCATATGTATGATAAGCGATCGCGTTAGTAttaccattgaaatattccgcAAAACGTAAACATCGAAAAATATTATCTTATCGGACCATTCCTCGATAGCGGAGACGAATGAATCGACCAATTACTATTGGCATGAATGatatgttctttttttttatattcatcCCTAAGAATAGCGTGGCGGTTTGTTGGTTTAATTAAATCTGGGAAATAGTATACATAGAGGATAACTCAACAAAAATTGTCACTCGAATATTTTGAACTGTGAATAAAATATGTTTAGAAAAGCCGCGTAACTTGGCGATGAATCGTGTATGGTAAAAGAAATACTACCATGTAAAAAGAAACTCAGATGTACTTTGGAAAAAAATGACGCAGCGGTGGCTTTGTTTTATAAGCATTGCTAATGAGCTTAGTTTAAGAAGATTgcatatttgtaaaatataaaatattgcaaTATTATAGAACAGATAATAGAAACACGTAATTTTGAAATGATTAATGTTCGTTTAAAAGAAGAGGATTTTAATACCTGcaatgtaattttttaaatcgtaTTTAAGTGGTAGAAAACATATCGAGAATCTATTTATTAGGTTTTTATACTGTTAGCTGTTTATACTGTTTACTATTAGCAATCGTCGTCTCTCACGTGTAATCGTGAAGCGCGAAAATCGATGAATTTCCTGGTATTCGATAACAATTTGCTAGTTTATCAACCGACACCAGGCTCCATAATACAAGCAAATGAACGATGTAGATGAACAGTAACAAAAAAGCTATCGGCAGAAGACGCGAAGGCGCAAGTCATTGCGCACGCATCTTTGAATGAACGCGATTTTGAAGCTTCAGTTGCTCCAATGCAGTTCTTGGGTATGCACGGTTATCGCAGTCTCGCATTGTTAGGCTGATAGACGCGTTTTTTGTGGTGAGAATGTGAATCGGACCTATCGACAaccattattaaataaattttcatttaaataattatctaAACAGAGGGTCAGTTGTTAGTTGGGAtagtttaaataaaaaaatagaaataaattgcttgtcatattaatatatcaatgaaattaattgttcttttcaaatacaattttctttttcatttattatttttatttattttttattcgttatttatcGATCGTCGAACAAATTCGAATTTTTACACAAATATTTCCATCAGCGAGATTCCTGTACATTGGAATTTGTAACTTTTAATAATGTTTGTCAGCTATGATAAACACGGCGAAACCTCGAAATATGATGGATATACTTTCGAATAATTTGTTGGAAAAGCGAGTAGTTATAAAAGgcgatttatttattgaaaaataatctTATTAATTTCACGATTGTTTCAAATGAAACGGATACAAGAGAAAGCGAAAAtctatttattttcataatatcaTTTGCTCTCCGATTAAattcaaatgaaaaataaaatctgcaaataagaaataagaaataaattatctTTGGCATCGTTTAAATGACTTTTATCTAAATAGGAGATTTAATTCTTACTCGCAAAATGAAATGTTCTTTCAATTTGTTATTTATCGTTT
The Bombus affinis isolate iyBomAffi1 chromosome 2, iyBomAffi1.2, whole genome shotgun sequence genome window above contains:
- the LOC126928571 gene encoding uncharacterized protein LOC126928571; this encodes MSPIHNRRRARGGLPGAWNPYTDRINYSLEHSGTTLRVVSVSDSIFCTVSSFDDGICIESHASERVNEIKDAIDKLKECRKAESDPEEKQRIKETIKYLKKVLRDVEHAKRVGKTVGSHVGSKAGAAVGTCIAGPVGTVAGSVIGRIVGRVTGVLAADELERHTREESAGTTVKRLY